The DNA window TACGAAGTAGTCGTTAAAGGAAAGGAGAAAGGTGACGTGGATACTTTCATAGTTGACGAGCTAATACAAAAAGGCGTTTTTAAAGTTATTAAAGTCGAACCGATTAATTGGCTGAGAAGGATTGAGGAATTACATAAGGGCGAAATGGAGGTCCTGTCGTTAGCAAAAGAGAGAGACGGGATTGCGCTAACCGACGATAGCATAGCAAGGGAGGTAGGGGAGGCTTTAGGCGTAAAGGTTCACGGAACACTCTACTTAATATTCTCACTGATGAAGAGAGGTAGGATCGATAAGAGAACGGTTGTAGAGAAAGTCAACGAAATGATTAAGAGAGGTTTTAGATTAAGTCCAGAAGTTTACTCAGAGTTCCTGAGACTAATGAACAGCATTTGAATTCCAAACGTCTCCTTTTAGTGAGAATCTTCTCCGATACACCTTGCAAAAGTTGGGAAACTAAACCTGCTGAAGGATATTGGCCGTTAAGGACGGCTGGATATCAGTGCAGAAGAAAAATCGAAGAAATCGTGAAATGCGAGGCTGAGATAATCCCAAGTATTATCACATCGAGTTTGGGAGTCAAATCCTCCAGAACCTTTAGAGTACTTTATTTAGCTGCCAAAAAGGGTCTGATTTCAAAAAAGAACTCTGAATTACATTAGCCAGCTCGAAATAAAAAGAAAAAGAAAAAATTTGGGGGTTTACTGTCTTCTTCTAAGTGCGTAGGCAACCGCTGCAAGTCCCGCTATTGCCAGGAACGCTTCGAACCCTGGCACTCCCTTCTTCTCTTCCTTAGTTGGTGTTGGCGTGGGTGTTTCTTTTGCTGGTGTTGGAGTTGGTGTTGGCGTCTTCACGGGTGTCTTTTCTGGTGTTGGTGTCGGAGTCGGGGTTGGAGTTGCGGTCGGTGTTGAAACTGGTGTTGCAGTTGGTGTCGGGGTTGGTGTTGGCGTGGGTGTTAGCTCTTCGACGATCTTGACTTCGATTGGTCCAACAAGCACATCGTCGTGGAACTTGAGGTCTTTAGCGAACCCTTCAGCGGGATCAAGATCGTAGTACGTGTTAAGCAGTGTTGCATCGTTGTCTTTTATCGTTCCAAGAGTGTCCCTAACGTAAACCTTTGCAGTGCCTAATGGCAGTCCGTATGTCTCAAAGACCGCTTCTGCACTACCATCTTCACCGATTGTAACTTGTTGTCTGTACACTTTCATTGGAGTCTTCAAGATGACGTAGATGTTACCGTAGCCCTCTTCTCTGTTCGTCTTAATCACGACCTTGAGCGGATCTCCCTTCTTAACTTCGCTTGGAACATCAACGCTTATTTCTGGGTTAACCACTTCAACTGGAATTGTAACGCTACCATCTTCAACTTTCTCGTCGTCGGCAGTGTCTACTGTTCCCTTGGTGTAGTAAAGCTGAAGCTTCAACGTGTACATTCCCGTCGCTAAAGTCTTTCCTGGCTCTGATACCAAGACCTTGTTGTCTTCATCATAATACGGCAATAGTTCGATTTCAACAACTCCGTTCTCGTCTGGGTTACCTTCATCGATCTCTTTCGTCTTTATACCCTGACCGCTGAGCTTCCAAGCCAGTCTTACGATGTCGCTGCTTGGCGTATCGATCTTCACCTTGAACGTAACCTTCTGTCCCTTGATCATCGTTATGCTCTCTGGAACTTCAGCGAATGCCACATCTGTAACTGTTATCGACAAGATCTTTTGAGCATCGCTAACGGGATCGATCTTGTCAGTTGATGCTGGAGCAAACACGTATACTAAGTACGTTCCCGTTTCAGCATCACTCTTAACAGCCAGCTCTGTTTCAAATGTGTTGTCGTCGACATCCACAGACTTGGTTGGATAGTCCTCGATCATGAACTCTTTGTTCTCGAATGGCAATGCCGCAACCCCTTCGAACACGTTACCAGACTCGGCGTAGATGTATACTGTCTCTACAGTGGTCGTTCCGTTAAGTTTAACTTTTCCTCCTTTGGCAACGACGTTCTTGTCAACAGTAACATCCAAGCTCTGTCTAACAACTTTTATCTTCACGGAGTCTTCTACCGTGTACTTGGCTGCCTCATACTTCGCTTTAACCTTGTAAGTTGAGAGAGCAGCATCCGGCTTAACCCTGAATTTGCTTGTCTTGAAGTTACCGTCACTATCTACATAGGCAATTACCGTTGCCGGTGCGTCGGAGAATTCATCGAGACCTGTTATTACTATCTCTTCTCCAGCTGGCAGGCTTGTTGTACCTTTGATCTCGAACTCCTCTCCTCTCGCGAAGGACAGCGTGTCCATTTTAATCTCAAGCAACGGCTTCTCAGCTGTTATTGTTACTCTCTCATCTTTGCTCGTGTATCCGTTGCTAACCTCTGCCACGATCTTGTAAGTTCCGGTGTCCCAGTCGAGTTTAAATTCAACTTCTTTGGAGAAAGTTCCGTCTTCGTTGATGTCAACCTCTACGGAATCGACCATATTCTCGGGTGTGACGGTATCTTTGTAGATCTTTATCGTAACCTTGTTGTCGCCATTCTTGTCGAAGTCGCTTCCGGTTTCAGCGACGTTCGTTGAACCCGAGATCTTAACTTTCTGCCCGAGTCTAACTGTGTCCTTGTCAGCGGTAACGGAAATCGTGGCTCCGACAATGTAGAACGTTACACTGTTGTCAGCATCTCCGCTAACGACCTTCAGCTTGTAAGCACCGGTCTGTCCACCGTTGTCAAGGATTTCCTGAGTGTCTATAACCAGCTTGTACTTGTGATCGCTAACAGTGAAGACTTGGTCGTAGTACTTGTTAAATGCCGTCCAGTCGTATGGACCGGTCAAGTAGTACCTACCCTGGTCGGCTCCGTAAATCCTTATTTCGAATACTGCTAAGTCTCCCTTCACAATCTCAGCCGATGGGTTCTTTCTGATAATCTCAATTACAGGCTTTCCAGCCTCTTTCGGTCTAACTTTAACTACGTAGTCTCCCTTCGGAAGGACTTCGGCTCCTTTCTTCACTTCAGTATAGCTTGCTGCATCGTTCAGATCAAAGTCGTTTGTAGCTCCTCCATAGCTTGCAGAAACTCTTATCGTGTAATCCGAAGGCTTGAGGTTTAAGCCGACGGTATCAAGCGAGAAGTCTTTGTATCCGGTTATGCTTTCAGTATACACAACATCTCCCGTCTTGAGATCAACGATCTTTACTGTAGCTTTGTCTGGAACATCTACCGTGAATTCGAGTTTGTCGCCATAGTCGATAGCTAACACGAAGTTGTCGGTGTCAACATCGACTGATTTGAGGGTGACTTCAATCGTAGCCGGTTCGTCAGTTCTGTCGACGAAGGTTACTGTTGCGCCAGTGTACTCGTAAGTTATTTCTTCAGTAGGTGTCGGTGTTGGTTGGGTTCCAGCTAACTGAACCACGACACTAGATTCTCCACTGATATCACTCACACTTTGTCCTAAAGGCTCATAAGTCCCGCTAAATGTATATGTACCCTCTGCTTGAGGGGCTTGTACTACGTACGTTATCGTAAAACCATCGGCGCTTATATCAGTGACAGTGAATACCAATGTATTTCCACTCTGTTGTAATGTTATGTTGTCCGCTCCATTATAAGTCCAATTGACGAATGTGAAACCAGAAGGAACTGCTTCATTTATCTGCATACCTACCGCAGAGACAGTAGACACCAATGTCACTGTCACAGTTCCATTTGG is part of the Ferroglobus placidus DSM 10642 genome and encodes:
- a CDS encoding DUF3368 domain-containing protein, which gives rise to MIYVFNSMPLIYLSKVSLSWIFEELEGEKLIPETVYYEVVVKGKEKGDVDTFIVDELIQKGVFKVIKVEPINWLRRIEELHKGEMEVLSLAKERDGIALTDDSIAREVGEALGVKVHGTLYLIFSLMKRGRIDKRTVVEKVNEMIKRGFRLSPEVYSEFLRLMNSI
- a CDS encoding PGF-CTERM sorting domain-containing protein, whose protein sequence is MVQLAGTQPTPTPTEEITYEYTGATVTFVDRTDEPATIEVTLKSVDVDTDNFVLAIDYGDKLEFTVDVPDKATVKIVDLKTGDVVYTESITGYKDFSLDTVGLNLKPSDYTIRVSASYGGATNDFDLNDAASYTEVKKGAEVLPKGDYVVKVRPKEAGKPVIEIIRKNPSAEIVKGDLAVFEIRIYGADQGRYYLTGPYDWTAFNKYYDQVFTVSDHKYKLVIDTQEILDNGGQTGAYKLKVVSGDADNSVTFYIVGATISVTADKDTVRLGQKVKISGSTNVAETGSDFDKNGDNKVTIKIYKDTVTPENMVDSVEVDINEDGTFSKEVEFKLDWDTGTYKIVAEVSNGYTSKDERVTITAEKPLLEIKMDTLSFARGEEFEIKGTTSLPAGEEIVITGLDEFSDAPATVIAYVDSDGNFKTSKFRVKPDAALSTYKVKAKYEAAKYTVEDSVKIKVVRQSLDVTVDKNVVAKGGKVKLNGTTTVETVYIYAESGNVFEGVAALPFENKEFMIEDYPTKSVDVDDNTFETELAVKSDAETGTYLVYVFAPASTDKIDPVSDAQKILSITVTDVAFAEVPESITMIKGQKVTFKVKIDTPSSDIVRLAWKLSGQGIKTKEIDEGNPDENGVVEIELLPYYDEDNKVLVSEPGKTLATGMYTLKLQLYYTKGTVDTADDEKVEDGSVTIPVEVVNPEISVDVPSEVKKGDPLKVVIKTNREEGYGNIYVILKTPMKVYRQQVTIGEDGSAEAVFETYGLPLGTAKVYVRDTLGTIKDNDATLLNTYYDLDPAEGFAKDLKFHDDVLVGPIEVKIVEELTPTPTPTPTPTATPVSTPTATPTPTPTPTPEKTPVKTPTPTPTPAKETPTPTPTKEEKKGVPGFEAFLAIAGLAAVAYALRRRQ